One window from the genome of candidate division KSB1 bacterium encodes:
- a CDS encoding carbohydrate kinase family protein: MKVAILGTIVSDRILHVDATETRSLGGIYYTVIAAAHLFPSDWELIPICRVGADIYPAVLSAFAKFPNLCLDGIRWSKRENTQVTLVYTSPVERVEYTTPPMPPLGPEDLEPALEANVCLVNFITGKDVRLCALQTLANSSRASVYLDIHSLTLGIGSDGSRYYRYPKYWKRYARTADLLQMNEREAACLARMPNVANHVEALKKFLLGSVFSPDSRVRVVNITLGEKGSILAQRQEDEVVALEHLPPLRVPVVDPTGCGDTFAVAFLASFLRGTGPREAARFANRVAGFKCTLRGSEELAQLSRFREPEGGFVGEVPEPISPLPDPTGEGTQSSVRTGSSWLF; encoded by the coding sequence ATGAAGGTCGCTATCCTCGGAACCATAGTCTCTGACCGGATTCTTCACGTCGACGCCACGGAAACCAGGTCGCTGGGGGGAATCTATTACACAGTCATCGCGGCCGCCCATCTTTTCCCTTCGGACTGGGAACTGATTCCGATCTGCCGGGTCGGCGCGGATATCTACCCGGCCGTCCTATCGGCTTTCGCCAAGTTCCCGAACCTTTGTCTCGACGGAATCCGATGGTCCAAGCGGGAAAACACGCAGGTGACGCTGGTTTATACGTCGCCTGTGGAACGGGTGGAGTACACCACACCTCCTATGCCTCCGCTCGGGCCAGAGGATCTCGAGCCCGCCCTGGAGGCCAACGTATGCCTCGTCAACTTCATTACCGGAAAGGATGTACGACTCTGTGCACTCCAAACTTTGGCCAATTCTTCCCGCGCCAGCGTCTATCTGGACATCCACTCCCTCACGCTCGGAATCGGTTCCGATGGTTCCCGATATTACCGCTACCCGAAATACTGGAAGAGGTATGCCCGAACCGCCGATCTTCTGCAGATGAACGAAAGGGAAGCGGCGTGCCTAGCCCGGATGCCGAACGTAGCCAACCACGTTGAAGCGTTAAAGAAATTCCTGTTGGGTTCGGTCTTCAGCCCTGACTCCCGGGTCCGCGTGGTGAACATTACCCTTGGGGAAAAGGGATCCATTCTAGCTCAGCGCCAGGAGGACGAGGTCGTGGCGCTCGAACACCTGCCTCCGCTGCGGGTTCCGGTGGTTGATCCCACAGGCTGCGGCGACACGTTTGCGGTAGCGTTCCTGGCGAGCTTCCTCAGGGGAACTGGACCACGGGAGGCTGCACGCTTCGCCAATCGGGTGGCTGGCTTCAAGTGTACCCTCCGCGGTTCCGAGGAGCTGGCTCAACTCAGCAGGTTCAGGGAACCTGAGGGAGGCTTCGTTGGGGAAGTCCCAGAACCGATTTCCCCACTCCCCGACCCGACGGGGGAGGGCACACAATCCTCAGTACGCACAGGCTCATCATGGTTGTTCTGA